A region of Panicum virgatum strain AP13 chromosome 8N, P.virgatum_v5, whole genome shotgun sequence DNA encodes the following proteins:
- the LOC120684851 gene encoding putative disease resistance protein RGA1: MGSITNLDKDNIIIATIGELTEEEHKSYLVAEEHFKVQFLKGFVKRVEEFVMPSFKLSNNQIEEIPNNAPEDAEGPIKVTMHDLVYDLATIILGQHCSKLQSLPESFGGMSKLKRLDLSYCIRLENLPSSFRSLKLQVLYMLNLHELPEGISNMSSLIKFEVHTVKGWDIDFFGTPSILRLPYRVVEHSVHEVHEVGYWPHSSIVSIGKLACQHLRINHLEKVKHSEDAERAKLRDNADLQKLCLSWGHEDMTENKSDAEVLENLIPPRTLEGFTLRGYMGTNLPKWMLEISSYLPYLTSIKLMNLACDAVPQLGMLPNLRLLLIILIPNITKIRKEFYGEKGACKRLRVIQLYGLKNMEECWTTRSGEEGDDFLIPNLHMLDIWDCPKLKFLSYLPKSMYWDLTYGDEVLPPMHEFGRLSSSTLPFEAKIRSKSFTSDKWDQLQHLATLEELSVTGFHSSLASFPEATPCFPSLRRLHLMLLSLEILPERLGQLITLEKIIIRGSPNLTSLPQSIRNLTALKRLEIGS; encoded by the exons ATGGGTTCCATCACCAACCTCGACAAAGACAACATCATCATAGCGACGATAGGGGAACTCACCGAAGAGGAGCACAAGTCTTACCTAGTTGCCGAGGAGCACTTCAAGGTGCAGTTCTTGAAGGGCTTCGTCAAGAGGGTTGAAGAATTCGTCATGCCATCCTTCAAGCTGAGTAATAATCagattgaagagatccccaat AATGCTCCAGAGGATGCTGAAGGTCCCATCAAGGTGACGATGCATGATTTGGTTTATGATCTTGCAACGATAATACTTGGCCAACA CTGTTCTAAGCTGCAATCATTGCCCGAGTCATTTGGTGGTATGTCAAAGTTGAAGCGCCTTGATTTGTCATATTGTATAAGGCTTGAAAATCTGCCATCGTCATTTCGTAGCTTGAAGCTTCAAGTACTGTACATGTTGAATCTCCATGAGTTGCCAGAGGGTATTAGCAACATGTCTAGTCTCATCAAGTTTGAAGTCCACACAGTAAAGGGGTGGGATATAGACTTCTTTGGAACTCCTTCCATTTTGAGGCTGCCTTACAGGGTAGTAGAACATAGTGTACATGAAGTGCACGAGGTGGGTTATTGGCCACATAGCAGTATAGTGAGCATTGGGAAATTGGCTTGTCAACACCTACGGATTAATCACCTTGAGAAAGTCAAGCATTCGGAAGATGCGGAGAGAGCTAAACTGAGAGATAATGCTGACCTCCAGAAGCTATGCCTTtcctggggccatgaagatatGACAGAGAACAAGAGTGATGCAGAGGTGTTGGAGAACCTTATTCCTCCTCGGACTCTAGAAGGATTCACACTAAGAGGTTACATGGGCACAAACTTGCCTAAATGGATgcttgagatctcctcctatctTCCATATCTCACCAGTATCAAACTCATGAATTTAGCATGTGATGCTGTTCCTCAACTTGGGATGCTGCCCAATCTCAGGCTGTTGCTTATCATCCTAATTCCCAACATCACGAAGATCAGAAAGGAATTCTATGGAGAGAAAGGAGCATGCAAAAGGTTGCGAGTTATTCAATTATACGGATTGAAGAACATGGAGGAGTGCTGGACAACACGGTCaggtgaagaaggtgatgattTCTTAATCCCTAATTTGCACATGTTGGATATATGGGACTGCCCAAAGTTGAAGTTCCTGTCGTATCTCCCCAAAAGTATGTATTGGGACTTGACCTACGGCGATGAGGTGCTACCACCAATGCATGAGTTTGGGAGGCTTTCATCTTCCACTCTTCCTTTTGAAGCCAAAATCAGAAGCAAAAGTTTTACTTCTGACAAGTGGGATCAACTTCAGCACCTTGCCACCCTCGAGGAATTGAGTGTCACTGGTTTCCACAGCTCATTAGCCTCCTTCCCAGAGGCCACTCCATGTTTCCCCTCTCTCAGAAGACTACATTTGATGCTACTCAGCTTGGAGATACTGCCGGAAAGGCTGGGGCAGCTCATTACCCTTGAAAAAATAATCATCAGGGGCTCGCCCAACCTGACATCTTTGCCTCAAAGCATACGGAACCTTACCGCCTTGAAGAGACTGGAAATTGGGAGCTGA